From the genome of Pseudoliparis swirei isolate HS2019 ecotype Mariana Trench chromosome 10, NWPU_hadal_v1, whole genome shotgun sequence, one region includes:
- the myf6 gene encoding myogenic factor 6, protein MMDLFETNPYLFNDLRYLEEGDHGPLQHLDMSGVSPLYNGNDSPLSPGQENVPSESGGESSGEEHVLAPPGLRAHCDGQCLMWACKICKRKSAPTDRRKAATLRERRRLKKINEAFEVLKRKTVANPNQRLPKVEILRSAISYIEGLQDLLQTLDEQDNTQHGSSHKFKEHSVASHEYHWKKSSETWPTSADHSTAAMINQREGTSESSGASSLLRLSSIVDSITNDDKIHFSEGV, encoded by the exons ATGATGGACCTTTTTGAGACCAACCCTTATCTTTTCAATGATTTGCGCTATTTGGAAGAAGGGGATCATGGACCACTACAGCACCTGGACATGTCCGGGGTGTCCCCTCTGTACAACGGCAATGACAGCCCGCTGTCCCCGGGCCAGGAGAACGTCCCGTCGGAGAGCGGGGGGGAGAGCAGCGGGGAGGAGCACGTCCTCGCACCCCCGGGTCTCCGCGCGCACTGCGACGGCCAGTGTCTCATGTGGGCCTGCAAGATCTGCAAGAGGAAATCGGCGCCGACGGACAGACGCAAGGCCGCCACGCTCAGGGAGAGGCGGAGGCTGAAGAAGATCAACGAGGCGTTCGAGGTGCTGAAGAGGAAGACCGTGGCCAACCCCAACCAGAGGCTACCCAAGGTGGAGATTTTACGCAGCGCCATCAGCTACATCGAGGGTTTACAGGATCTGCTGCAGACGCTGGACGAGCAGGACAACACGCAACACGGCTCATCGCACAAGTTCAAAGAGCACAGT GTGGCCAGTCATGAGTACCACTGGAAAAAGTCCTCCGAGACCTGGCCGACCTCTGCCGACCATTCCACTGCAGCCATGATAAACCAGAGAGAAG gaACCAGTGAGTCTTCTGGGGCCTCCAGCCTCCTGCGTCTGTCCTCCATCGTGGACAGCATCACCAATGACGACAAAATCCACTTCAGCGAGGGCGTTTGA